In one Magallana gigas chromosome 7, xbMagGiga1.1, whole genome shotgun sequence genomic region, the following are encoded:
- the LOC105345098 gene encoding uncharacterized protein: MHSELYEVTATAAGFTLGVWVLSCSLFRYWLRDFSRETGTRKQCPSNIKRIVQEENDESGRSQPTLSLSSADDLLSRKKRRIRRRKRKRYLNASVAVENNVPVTPQDFRPRASSDNQLSTSRRRSYCCQELDLESQKDQLHVKAILQDHDWNTIATALVYLHKHNALERIARIVLKAIQHMQDLAAVPGRGYTNYMGYSLPNDYSETELRDIVLDHHGDMTIGEFKWVHREFVKSHGYPPTPYGFSKLYEKSIETPKLRKRFDKLREKNDETEKRLEIEQQELKEVRKENNLLKSRVIHLECSVARALCKICLVNEVAVLYQPCDHAVVCRSCHERSMAGKSKRARTCDICNFHIKTTKSLILA, translated from the exons ATGCACTCGGAGTTGTACGAGGTAACTGCCACTGCTGCAGGCTTTACCCTGGGGGTCTGGGTCCTGTCCTGTTCACTCTTCAGGTATTGGCTACGGGACTTTTCAAGAGAAACTGGCACAAGAAAACAATGCCCATCGAATATAAAGAGAATAGTCCAGGAGGAAAACGACGAAAGTGGACGTTCACAACCCacgctctctctctcctctGCAGACGACCTACTATCCAGAAAAAAGAGGCGAATCCGTAGAAGGAAACGGAAACGATATTTGAATGCAtctg TTGCAGTTGAAAACAATGTGCCGGTCACTCCTCAAGACTTCCGACCTAGAGCAAGCAGTGACAACCAACTCTCCACCAGCAGAAGAAGAAGCTACTGCTGCCAGGAGCTGGACTTGGAGTCCCAGAAGGATCAGCTACACGTAAAGGCAATCCTTCAGGACCACGACTGGAACACCATTGCTACTGCTCTTGTTTATCTACACAAGCACA ATGCCCTCGAAAGGATTGCAAGGATCGTCTTGAAAGCGATACAGCACATGCAGGATCTGGCGGCTGTTCCTGGACGAGGGTACACAAACTACATGGGATACAGTCTTCCCAACGATTACAGTGAGACTGAGCTCAGGGACATTGTCTTAGATCACCATGGAGACATGACGATTGGCGAATTCAAGTGGGTCCACCGAGAGTTTGTCAAGAGTCATG GATATCCACCTACGCCCTATGGATTCTCTAAACTCTATGAAAAAAGCATCGAGACTC CAAAACTCCGTAAACGTTTTGACAAATTACGGGAAAAGAATGATGAAACTGAAAAGCGCCTTGAAATCGAACAACAGGAGTTGAAGGAGGTGCGAAAAGAGAACAACCTACTCAAGTCACGAGTTATTCATCTGGAGTGCTCGGTGGCCCGGGCTCTGTGTAAGATCTGTCTGGTCAACGAGGTGGCGGTGCTGTACCAGCCATGCGATCACGCCGTGGTCTGCAGGTCCTGCCACGAACGAAGCATGGCAGGGAAGTCCAAGCGAGCACGCACGTGCGATATATGTAACTTTCatatcaaaacaacaaaaagcCTTATCCTGGCCTAA